In the Primulina tabacum isolate GXHZ01 chromosome 7, ASM2559414v2, whole genome shotgun sequence genome, ctactgattcttacactcttcacaatcttttacaacacttatactttatcaggaagagcttgtaatctgaaaagagtcttttcagaaccttttgtatcacgttctttttgagtcgagtaactaagagtttcagtaggcaaaggtgtaagtccttctgaagtgggtgtgtacaagagttgtactgtaataaactctactcgtttttccctttcttttgacgaggtactaaaatcctgttagagatagtagtttatcttgttgcgtataccttcacctagattacagttataggtgcggaaacaatctgatgaagtaagtgaaagacaataataacagtaggcagtagttgtttatggaagtttaagtccttctgaagtgggtgtgtacaagagttgtactgtaatatccaaagtcttttagttataccttctggaaacaggagaatgggagacgtagaagatttcatcttcgaacttccataaacaactactgcctactgttattattgtctttcacttacttcatcagattgtttccgcacttataactgtaatctaggtgaaggtatacgcaacaagataaactactatctctaacaggattttagtacctcgtcaaaagaaaggaaaaacgagTAGAGTTTATTCCCCCCCTGtctaaactcaacttcgatcctcaacaattatatttgaaaattattctCAACAAGTAAATCCTTCTATTAGATGCATCCCACAAAATACACTCAAATGCACGCTTAAAAAATTAGTtgctgaaaaaaaaaattaattaaatagtttacaTAATAATAGTTTTTATGTGTTCGaatatttgaatgatcattGGCAAATTTGTTCATATATAGGTATTAAATGTCATTAGATTTATAGTTCTTGAACATTAAAAAAAGATTGATtgcatatataaatattttaactaatCACACACGTCACAAATATTTTCAActtatatttgttattttagAATAATATGGTTGAACTTCTCAAGTTTTTCAATATTTCTTGATTATGCTAGTGTAAATACTTCTAGTATTAGTGAGCTTATTAAAACATGTAAATCATCACTAGGTggtaaattttttcatattaggtgcatatgtcatattttaaattgaagttaattatttgcACAAAACCCAccgtaaaatataaaaaatacacACTTCTTATCTCTAAAAATTAAATAGGCTTCATGGACCTTAACCTTTTTATAAAAGTTGTACGAACGCCCTCTGCACAACATGAAAATATGGTGAGCTTAAGTTTTTCGATAATATCTCATAaaccaaatatcaaaatgatCAAGGTGGAAAACGATTAGAATTAAAACACAATTTGCTATGTATCGTTTCAGACCGGCTAGACTAGTTCGGATATTATCTATGCTAATTGGACGCTTCTGGTTGTTGTATTCATGTCATCAAGCTCGTTTTCTAGCTTCTGGTTAACATAGATAATGTTCGGACTAGTATTACCGGCCTGGAATATGATTTGTTGAAAATTaagttttctttttaattgttCTACTTGCTGTTCATTTTGATCATTGTTCtatgagatatcatcaaaatattttagCTTGCCAGATTTAAGGTGGTTTCGGGGGGTGTTTGTGTAACTTTTATAAAATGTTAAGGTCTAGGATGCCTATTTAATTTTCACATAGAATAAGTGTGCATTTTCAATATTACACAATGGGGTTTGGTGCAAAAAAATCCCTTTAAATTCCTGTGTTCAGGGTTagctaaaaaaatttgaatcgtATATTAAATCAATTAGAACTGCAATTCATTATCTATTGACACATCTCTAAGTTATGAAACAATGGGGtaaattttgtaaaatcatTGATATGATACCTAAAAGGTTACACGAGATATTCCAACTtgttgagattcgatatataaATTGTTATTAccgtattttaaatataaagatTTATTATGTTGCTCGTGATATTTATTTGGTTTCGAATCAATGAAACCTATTGCACTGGtatttgtgaaattttaaaagtgttTAATGATTCTAATGGTCAATTATCCGATGTTTATTATTCTGCTtctcttttatttttaacacgttatttttttatatattgttgCAACATTTTCATGTAATTTAAGTGAACATATTAAATCTAGCGATGATTTTTTAGTTCGATATATTTATGTCATGAAagcaaaatgagaaaaatatttttttaaaatttctgaaatatttttgtgtgattttattTTAGATTATAAACTTAAATTAGATGGTTTACAAATAATGTtaacattatattattattatgattatttagACCTTATAACGGAAATTGTTCCAACTATCTCATTAGTTTTGTTTAATATTAGAACtcatttatttgatatttataaTGTATACAACACCAAAAATGGTGGAAAAATTGTCCAACATGAAGCACAATCCACTACCACTGGTAATATTACTTCTAAACTTACTAAAGCACAACTTTTATCAAGCAAACGGACGAAACGTCCACGAGGATCCTCAAGTTCCAGTCAAGAACTTGAGAATTATTTTACTACTACTTTTGATTTTAGTGATGCAAATGAGGAAAGTTTCAACATATTGTCATAATGGTCGCAAAAAAcacaaatatatttaattttgtcTAAAAGGCAAAAGAAATTCTAGCTTGCCTCGTTTCAACGATTGCAGTGGAACAAGATTTTAATATCGAAGGAAATAAATTGGATGAGAGACCTTCTAGCTTAAAACCGAGAAATGTGGAAGCCAATGTTTGCTCAATGATTGGTCAAAAGCCACCGGCCGAACACAACATATTAAAGTGATGAAGACGGCCAAGATGAAGTTGAGGGAACACATGGAACAATGATCGGAGGAAATGTGAGTGATTGAATAACATGATTTATAAAGATAAGTATGCGAAGGTATGTAAACTTTGATTCATCTACGTCAAAAAAGATACGTAAGCAacttatataataattatactATGCagttataactatataaatgcaagcttttttatttttatttttgtaatttaaatttatattttaataataatttttaaaaaaataaaagggtTGAACTGGACCTGGACCAGAAGCTGAACCTCGGAGTCCATAACTCGGGTAACAGTCCTAAACAGTTATAATTAAAGGTCGAGATTTTCCCGAACTAGAAATGGACCGACCCTTCGGCCAGATGATCTACCCCCATTTAAAAAAAGAGAAAGCACGGCACCAACCCCTACTCCCCCACCCCCTCCCGGATTAATTCACTCAAATAAGCAACTCCCCCACACCACCTGTATGTAGGTAGACTTAAATGCTtctcatttatatatatatgacttaCTCCATGGCTTACATGTTCCAATGGATTGATCGGTTCGATTGATATTCATTAAGATTTGGTAAAAtcgaatttttttgtttttcgcTCCGCCGGAACGGGTTCTGCTGAATTTCCGAAAGGGAGTTGGTCGAATTTATTTGTAAGAAAAACACTGTTTCTAGCTATCAAATAGGGTTCATTTGACATGGTAGTTAGCTGGATTGAATTAAATTACTGATCTAATTTGATTCCATTGCATTAAATTGTCACAAATGCATATTTACCAGTCGACCCTACAAAACATGCATCgaaatctcatgaaatcatgcatgGTTATGTAATGTACCGAGCCTTAacgctttaccaaaaactatagttAGTAGTAatgatacaactcaaatcttttaaaccgcacagcagctcaagcatcacgattcgatcgctctatcaagcaaggacaattattgcacccaacaatctctctcccaataattgcactccttgcaataaatgagaatcgaactcatgaccttggctctgataaccttggctctgataccaattgtaggaccttgCGATTtccgttttaccaaaagctatagctagtagtaatagtgcaactcaaataataaatgttttactaatttttacaatttttaatgtatttttagtaattttatggtataaataaccattattttgACTAAATAATTTAGAGAACTAGATCGCATTGCATGTGCTATATATATCTgctattaatttaaaaaaccaTTTTCTAGAAATGATTTTTCTATTTTCCATTGGCATTAATATAATATTGATGAAGAGATCATAATAAAAATGGACATTAAACTcgtaataaattattaaatatggtaaatttatattatttttcgtGCGAATCAACGAATATAAGctgaataaatattaaataattagaataaatTTTAAGATCAAAATTATGAAGTTGTGAATAGAAGTATGTTTGCTTCTTTTATTACTAATAATAACTACGTTTAATTAATTGGCACAACGACAGGGAATTGATCGATTTCATCCGTCCACGGGTTCTTCTCCTTACTCGGGTCGATGTTCTTCAACGCTCGCCACACCCCGCTGTTACACTTGAATCCCGAACCGAACGCTATTTGCCACACCCGATGCCCTTTCTTGATCCGACCCTTGGCCTCCGAATACGCTAACTCGTACCACACCGAGCTGCTAGACGTGTTACCGAACCGATACAAGGACATCCTCGATGGCTCCATGTGCCATTCGGTGAGCTTGAGATTCTTCTCTAGTTCATCCAACACCCCTCTCCCACCGGCGTGGATGCAGAAATGCTCGAACGCGAGCATAAAGTCCGGCACGTACGGCTTGACGGCCTTCATCTTGAACACTTTTCTCGCCACCAATGTGATGAAGAACAGAAACTGTTCTGACATAGGAAGTACCAAAGGTCCGAGCGTTGTGATGTTGGCTTGCAACGCTTCCCCGGCGATCGACATCAGATCTTTCGATAGCGAGACCCCGACGTTTCCTTCGGCATCCTCCTCTTGGAACACGCACTTGTACGCTCGGTCGTCGGCGCCTTTGTGGGTACGTAGAGTGTGGATTAGCTCGTATTTCGATTTCCACGAGTCACGGAATCGGTTGGATAATAGCACCGCCGCCCCGCCCATCCGGAAGATGCAGTTTGTGAGCAGCTTCGATCGGTCGTTTCCGGCATAGTAATTGTGGGTCATGCACTCCAAACTCATGACCAACGCATAGGTATTAGGTTGCATCTGTTCAGGTATATATGATTAGAGAGTTAACATCTGCACTTTGCATGTAAATATCATGAACATATATATTCACAAACTTATGTATTGGTAAAATCATGAAAGATTAATATATAATCAAttgtttaattttaatattttaatacatcgGCACATTCGGGTAATTAAGGCGTACAAGCTGTATGTTGGTAGCTGGGTGTTACGCAATAAATAAAAGATCAAAATAAGAGAATTACTAGACCAACTTAATAATATGGGGTTTTATGTTCCTACAGGCTACAGCTACAGGCGTCCTGAACCATTCATTTTCTAGCTATGAAacgttgaaaatattttattgggaGGCGACACGATGAGCATGATCATTAATTTTCAGTTCATATTTGACTTCttattttatctttatttaacgttttttcaaaacttaattaatagattaaagactaaaaaaagaaaaaatgaacTTTTTTCAATACTTAATTAATAGTGTATAAAGGataaaaacaagaaaaagttatataactttttttaaaaaaaaaaacttaggaTTAACTGTGATTTCATACTTCATTTATACTGTGACATTTGAggaatatatatttgaaattattatcaAGTACAGAAACCCAAAAACACACGAGTTAGCTTCAAATTCATCGTGTTAATGTTTTGGGGGAAAAAGTCCGATTAGATCTTTCAAATTCCACTTTTTTCttaacatttttttatgcatcTTAAAATGACTAGATTTATTCACGGTGGTAGAGGTCAGCGGTCTGAACCAGGAGACAGCAAAACCTCTCCGATCATAATAAAACAATGATTAGATTTTAATTCGTTCTTCGAATTCAAATCCATCGATGCACATACAGATTAAgagattataattttttttttttggatataTAATATACTTATATCTCTAATcatgattttcttgaagaacacAAGTAAAGGGTTTAATTCAAAGTAAAGTCATGTTGCATGAGAGCTGACCTGTAGAAGTCTTTTCGCAAGATCTACGGATATCAATCCGGCGCTGCAACCCATCCCTCCTAAGTTGCAGCTAACCACATCCCCTCTGAGCTTGTACCGATTGATTATCATCGAAGCAAGCGACGGAGTCGGGCTAAAGGCCGAAACATTCACAATAAGAATGCCGATATCTCTCACCTTCACCCTAGTTTTCGCCAGAAGATCATCAATGGAGCCAAATATTATCATCTCCGCTTCCTTCCTCGCACAGTCGAATCGAAACTTAGGCGGGAAATCACGCAGGGCTGCGGCGTAAGTTCGATCACCTAAACCGGACCGGTCCATTACTTTCTTCATGAAAGCTGCGGACTCCTCGCTGAGAATAGTGGAGACCTTCTCCATCACCATATCTCTGCTGCAGAGAAGTGAAGGATCAGGCTTGTAACACGCGAAATCCACCAGGTAAACCCTCCGGGGCCGGCTCATGAAGTAGACGGTGGCCAAAACCGCCATGAAAGACGTGCAAGCGATCACCCGGAGGACGTTGTACTGGAGATGGTAGTTGCAGATTTGAAGCATGTCTTCGATATGGGTCATCGAGAGATTCGCCGCGGCGGCGGCAAGAAGAGGGATCGTCAGCAGGTACATGGCGTTGGAGATCAGATAATGGCAGCCGAGTTTGACATATTTCAGGCGGATGGAGGAGCGGTAATTAGCATGGTTTTTATCTATTTTTTCTTCACTGAGAACATGAACTGGAGAGGATTTCGTATGGGGAGTTGGGTTCCCTTTGCCAGCCATGTTTGCAGTGTGGGGAGAGTGAGTGAACGAGGAAGAAATCATTTGTTTAAATAGATGGAAATAATGGTAGCATGATTTATGTCTGTGTCCTAACTACCTTCTTCTGTTTGGTCTGTTCAAACATTAAAGTCATCGATGCCATATGAATATGTCCACACTCTCCTGTAATTGTATTGTATTATATCTGTGTTCAGTTTATAGAATTAACAtgccatttatttttttaatcatataattaGTTTAAATTTTGGTGGTCCAATTAACAGCAATTAATTAGAACAGAATAAGTTATAAATTGTCGggataaatgttttataattaatatatgatcgATGATCTAACAAAATTGAATCTTCGTTATTTTAATCATCTATGTTATTAAATTTCAAACTCAACAatgtgtttttcaatttttgaaacttttgcCTTTTTATCGAGATTTTGCTATGTGGTAATGCATATATCTGCACTGTGTCGTATATATATTTTAGAAATTATCCTTAATTTAAGTTTGTTGTAAATTTgaatataatatgattataACTCATAAGAGAACTTATTATAACCCATTACCCTATGATATAGGAAAATATTGTTTTGGCTcattaatttatcaaattttgggCTTTTGTCCATTAAATTGTCAAAGTTTGGTTTTAGtacattaaattttaatttctagCTATTTTTGTTCAATTGCTGATGTAACATCTGACAAGTCAACAATTTTCAATGTCACTTTAGTATTTTTATTGTATGTCAATATTTTCGGTACAATATCAACAATTGAACTAaaataactgaaaattaaaagttattgTATGAAATCAAACTTAGACAAATTAGTAGACCAAATATTAAAATTGGACAagtttttgtataaaaaaaatatttcccttTATATATAGCAAACATGTgttgattaaaaataaataaattgactTTCACCTCGGAATATTTTAAAggagaaattatatttttggtatTATATATTTGTCTTTTTTCGATTTTGATAATCTGTATTATCAATGGAGCGCAATATAACCTAGATATgggtagggatgtaatcgagtcgagccgagccgagccgaactcttgaatatTTGAGCTTGACTTGTTTAtaatcgagtcgagctcgagctttatttaacaaatatattcatgactcacgagcttattcaagtttttatcgaacctaaacgagctcaataaatatgagttgtacatttaaatattcattaaattcattaaaagataaattatacatttaggaaaaaatataatattcttattaaaatttgtcaatttattataataaataaatttaatatatttttctatatacttcataattaatgtgttaaatcaataaattaaatatcaaaattattatttttcatctaagatattacttatgaatttactaacgaacatgttcacgagctaacgagccgaatattgtagagcttgaacttggttcgtttatcttaacgagcctcattaaacgagcttttatcgaatcgagattcgaatagctcacaaacggtttgattcatttacatccctagatATGGGCATGACGTATACGGTACCACATCATCATTCCGAATAAAAAGCGACTAAAAATGTCACAAATGAAAAGATACAAACTAAAATTTGATACTAGAATCGTTTTAAAAAACGAGGATACGTGACTAAAATTATAATcgtgtttaaaatatgattaaaataaatGCTTCCACATATAACTTTCATGACAGGAAACTTGTGCTGCATGTATTCATGCATGAATTCAAAGAGTTCAGTTACAGTTACCGAGCATTAAAGATAGATGTTGACCGGACCGACCTTGCACATAATGAATATAGTTGGAAAGATAGTAAATAAAGCAAAGACAATGTCATGTTTACGTGAGTTGATTGGATTGGACTGAGTAGCTTTCTGTTTATCCTCAAACATCACACGAATCCTCCAAAAGAGTTTGACAATTTCAGCACATCAGGACGAAAATTGTCCTTTGACCCTGATTATTTAGAAATTGTCATTAAATCATTAACGTTATGTAGATATATATCATATACacaaaacaaaatttatttattaatataaattggTTTCGTGTCTATCTATATCGAGAGAAGAACGTATGGTGCAATCATCAGCGTGACGCTGCCAAAAAAATATTCTAGCATGAGCTAATTACGAAAATAAGGGTGTGGGTTCGTCGTCTCCGCAACACGCAATATACACATTAtatactaatatttttttttagacAGGGTTGGAGCCCAACCAAACTTTGGGGTAGCTCCGTGACCGTCTCCGATCCTCACTCTTGTCTCGGGATAATGCTCATGTATCCGAAAACACGAGGGTCTCGTCGTATGTATTCAAGCGCATGTGTAAACTCCACCCAGAATTTGGAACTGCACACGGAAAAAACAGCAATTCCTGAGTTTTATGATGGAACGTGATGGGCCTTGGACATTTATATGCTAGCCATTAACTCGCGAATGTGTAAGGTGATACAGTTCAAGAATTTAATGGAGAACATGAGGGATTTCAATGAAATTTacaacttttaaattttaaatattatataaaattcaaatttattttattcaagaaataaatcattctatatatatatatatagatacataaTTTTTTTGCATGTTTGTCTTTAAATTAAGCATATTTGTGTACGTCTTATACAATTTTTTTGTTCGAATATGTATTCAGCAAGTCAACTTGTGGCCTGTGTTTTATTAATTCTAATGTAAAAaaagatatttattttaataatgatttatccaattatgacatttattttatctgtatATTCATGCACGCtgtatatttaaaaaaacatgaaTATACTTTAGTACCATGAGGTCAATTTCACAAGGttgatcataaaattcatcatgcttgtactgtatattttaaatatatttttactcGATTTAGCTGCCTCAAATAAGGATAAAGTACgatcgagctcgagactagcatttgtgatgtaaacgtcatgtttcattggtaaggaaATGTGATGTTCATTAATACAGGTTAATGATCATGGGATGGATCACTTTACAACCCTTCCTCGAATTTTCTAAGTGGTTATCAGTTTTCGAGTAGAATAGTCAGCGGTTAttattgtacatcattagtcattTATTAGATCTGGGACTgcactttgactcgtttattgACTTCAAGAGGGTCAACAGGGCGCGAGATTGTGTGTAGTCCTGAAATACataggagtcaatgcattgttTTCGGGGATTCGTCACTCACCTGCGAGtgtggatatcttatttgatctGAATAGAtaatagtgcaaggaatctATGGCCAAAGTAAGATATATTATTTAGTGAATGTGTTTCTCTATTTCCACATCTGATGTCATTACTATCATTCAAATATACATCGCATCATTATCGAATTCAGTTGCAACTTTCGATATACAAATGATTctgattcgatcgggatatatgaatGAATGAACTATATTGTACGTTAACAATAATCTATTAGTTCTTGTAGGTACTATCATTGATTCTTAGGGGATCATTGAGTGATATTACTATATTCTCTTATTATGATCTGATGAGtgctatcagacttgagttcttacATTTTTGTTACCAAATGGTTGATGCACATAATAGGCTAATTAGGATAAGCCATATAAGAAACCAATGTTGTTTCGAAACCACTGGTTATAGTAAACTCACGACTAGTTGTATTCATGAATCATCGAGAGTCATGCAAGTATTGGAttat is a window encoding:
- the LOC142551324 gene encoding 3-ketoacyl-CoA synthase 11-like, with protein sequence MISSSFTHSPHTANMAGKGNPTPHTKSSPVHVLSEEKIDKNHANYRSSIRLKYVKLGCHYLISNAMYLLTIPLLAAAAANLSMTHIEDMLQICNYHLQYNVLRVIACTSFMAVLATVYFMSRPRRVYLVDFACYKPDPSLLCSRDMVMEKVSTILSEESAAFMKKVMDRSGLGDRTYAAALRDFPPKFRFDCARKEAEMIIFGSIDDLLAKTRVKVRDIGILIVNVSAFSPTPSLASMIINRYKLRGDVVSCNLGGMGCSAGLISVDLAKRLLQMQPNTYALVMSLECMTHNYYAGNDRSKLLTNCIFRMGGAAVLLSNRFRDSWKSKYELIHTLRTHKGADDRAYKCVFQEEDAEGNVGVSLSKDLMSIAGEALQANITTLGPLVLPMSEQFLFFITLVARKVFKMKAVKPYVPDFMLAFEHFCIHAGGRGVLDELEKNLKLTEWHMEPSRMSLYRFGNTSSSSVWYELAYSEAKGRIKKGHRVWQIAFGSGFKCNSGVWRALKNIDPSKEKNPWTDEIDQFPVVVPIN